GGGATGCGCGTGCACGCGCGGCGGATGGCCGCGACGCCGCCCCATCGCCTCCCGCGGAAGGTCGTCATGTCGGAGAACGGCCCGGCCGTGGCGGTGAAGCCCTCGCGCCCGACGAGGCGCGCCAGTTCCGCCTCGAGCGCCGTCCCTCGCCGCAGGCCCTTGACCACGCGGTGCCAGTCCCAATCGTCCTCGAGATATACTTCGCCGGCCCGTCCGCGTCCTCGGCGGAGGGCAGCGCGCTCGACCTGAAGCCCGGCCGCCAGTTCCTTCTCGTCGGGGAAGAGGCTGAGAAAAAATTTGGCGCACGAAAAGTTGTAGCCCGAGGAGCGGGGCTTCGCGTCGCGGCCCGCGCGCGGCAGCCAACAGATCCATCGCCAGAAGCGTCCCCTGCCCCACTTGTCAATGATGAACGGTTGGCCGTGCCGGGCGACCAGGTGGGCCTTGACGATCTGGGTGATGCGTTCGTTCGGCTCGAGGCCGCCCATCCGTATGCCGCGCTCGAAATCCAGAAACTCCCGCCGGAACGCCGGCCGGATCGGCAAAAAAATCTCTCGTGGGACCGTCACGGGTCTCTCCCGCTCTGCGTTCTGGCAAATTGCGGTCTCTCAGTGCTATAATACCACCTCAATGAACCTTTTCAACGAGAGCGAGCGGCGGAGGTTGGCGGCGCACGCCCCGCTGGCGGTGCGGATGCGGCCGAGGACGCCCGAAGAGTTCGTCGGCCAGGGGCATTTCTTCGGGCCCGGGAAACTCCTCCGCCGGATGCTCGAGGCCGACAGGCTCCAGAGTGCCATCTTCTATGGGCCGCCCGGCACGGGCAAGACGAGCCTCGGGGAAGTCATCGCGGGGCGATTGAGCGCCGCCTTCGAGCACCTGAACGCGGCCCTCGTCGGGGTCAAGGACGTGCGCGAGGTGCTCGAGCGCGCCAAGGCGCGGCTCGCGACGGACGGCCGGCGGACGGTCCTATTTCTGGACGAAGTCCACCGCTTCAACCGGGCCCAGCAGGACGTGCTCCTCCCGGACGTCGAGAACGGCGTCATCATCCTCATCGGGGCGACGACGGAGAATCCGTTCTTCGCGCTGAACGCGCCGCTCGTGTCGCGGAGCCAGATCTTCAAGTTCGAGCCGCTCAGCGAAGAGGATATCCGCACCCTCGTTCGCCGCGCGGTCGCGGACAAGGAGCGCGGCTTCGGGCGGTACCGCGTGACGGTTTTGGACGAGGCGCTGGCGCACTGGGCCACGAAGAGCGACGGAGACGCGCGGCGGGCGCTGGCGGCCCTGGAAGTGGCGGTTCTGAGCCAGGTCAAGGACCCGAGCGCGCCGCCGGAAAAGGTCCCGCCCATCACCGTGGACTTGGACGCCGCGATTTACTGGATGGCCCGGATGCTGGAGGCGGGGGAGGACCCGCGATTCATTGCTCGGCGGATCGTGATTTGCGCGGCGGAGGACGTTGGGAACGCGGACCCGGCGGCGTTGATGCTGGCGACGGCGGCCTTGGAGGCGGCGGAGTTCGTGGGCCTGCCGGAGTGCCAAATCCCGCTGGCACAAGCAGTTACGTACATCGCGTGCGCCCCCAAATCGAATGCCGCGTACCTCGCCATCGTCAAGGCCCGCGAGGACGTGCGGGAGAACCGCACCGTGCCCGTGCCGAAGCATCTCAGGGATGCGAGTTACCGCGGGGCGAAGCGTCTCGGCCACGGCGAAGGGTACAAGTATGCCCATGATTACGCCGGCGGCGTCGCGCCGCAGGAGTATCTCGGCGTGGATGCCGTCTATTACGAGCCGACGGACCGGGGACATGAGGCGAAGATCAAGAAACGCCTGGAGGAGTACCGCCGGATGCGCGAGGGCCGGCCCGCCGAGGGTAAAGGCAGCGATGGGCGAGAAGGAGATGAAGCGTGAACGAATCCGGGAGACCGCGGGCGGGGCGGAAGTGGGCGGCGATTGTCTCGATCGTCGTCGTGGCGGCGCTGGGGGGCCTCGTGTGGTGGCTGATGGGCGGATGCGAGACGAAATCGCCGACCGCCGACGGAGCGAAGGGGACCGGGGGGGACCTGAACCTGGCGGTGCTCCAGGCGATGAACGACGAGAACGTGCTGGAACTGTCGCTCCAGACGGCCTACTTCTTCACGCGGGAGAGGCGGTTGCCGAAGAGCATCGCCGAGGTCACGGAGAAGGTGCACGTTCCCGATTGGCCGGCGGCGCCGTCGGTGACGACGCGCGGCCTGGCGATTGCATACCGCGCGACGGGCGAACGGACTTACAAACTCGTCCTGCCGGGCGACGATAAGCAGCCGGGGACGGCCGACGACGTCGCCATTCCCGAGCAGGTGCCGACCGACATACCTTCCAATCTGGATGCCGTCGCGTTCCGTCATTGGTGGATTCTTTCGCAGATCAGCCGCCTCCTGGACCATCTGCCGGAGAGCGTCAAGAAGGAATTGCCGGCGATGCCGAAGTAGAAGACCGGCGGCACCTGTCTGGAAACCTTCACCCCCTCAAGGGTGCGGAGAGTTCCTGGCAGAGGCTGGCGACGGCTTGGGCGATAGCGTCGGGAGTTTCGGCGGCGTGGTCGGCAATGCGGTGGACGACGGCGCTACCGACGATGGCGCCGTCGGCGAGTTTCGCCACGGCGGCGACATGCTCCGGCCGCGAGATCCCGAAGCCCACGCAGACGGGAACCTTAGCGCCCTTGCGGACCTGTTTGACGTAGTCGGCAAGGTGCTTGGGGAGCGCGTCGCGCTCGCCGGTGATGCCGGTCGTACTGACGCAGTAAACGAAGCCGGTGGCGTGTTGGAGGATGCGCTTGAGGCGGTCCTTCGGCGTCGTCGGGGCGACCAAGAGGACGTGGGCCAGGTCGCGTGCGGCCAGGAGTTCTCCGAGGGGTCCCGCCTCGTCCACCGGGAGGTCCGGCACGATGAGTCCGTCGACGCCGGCGTCGGCGGCCCGCGCGACGAACTTTTCGACGCCGGGGCGGTAGACGAGCGAATAGGACGTCATGAGGCAGAGGGGCAGCGTGAGGCCATCGTCCCGCAGGCGTGCGACGGCGTCGAGGACGGCGGGCGGTGTGACGCCGGCGGCGAGCGCGCGGGTGTAACTGGCCTGGATGGTGGGCCCGTCGGCGATCGGGTCGGAATAGGGGAGGCCGAGTTCCACGAGGTCCGCGACTCCGCGGGCCTCGAGGGCCTTGAGGATGGCGGCGGTCGAGTCGAGGTTGGGGTCGCCGGCGCCGATGAAGGGCATGAAGGCCTTTCGTCGGATTTCGCGGAGGCGGTGGAAGGCGGCGTCGATGCGGTTCACTCGGCGGCCCCCTTCCCTTCGCGCTCTCGGAGGATGCGAGCGACCTCTTCGACGTCCTTGTCGCCGCGGCCGGAGAGGTTCACGATGATGATTTGTCGGCGGTCCATTTTGGCGGCCATCTTTTTGGACTCGACGAGGGCGTGGGCCGACTCAAGGGCCGGCAGAATGCCTTCGGTGCGCGCCAGTTCCTGGAACGCTTCGAGCGATTCGTCATCCGTGGCGACGGCGTAGCGGACGCGGCCGGTGTCCTTCCAGTAGGAGTGCTCGGGGCCGACGCCGGGATAATCGAGTCCGGCGCTGACGGAATGGACGGGAAGGGTCTGTCCGTCGGCGTCCTGGAGGACGTAGGAGAACGAGCCGTGGAGGACGCCGGGCGATCCGGCGGCGAGAGGCGCGGCATGTTGACCGGACGCGAGTCCGAGGCCGCCGGCCTCGACGCCGACGAGTTCGACGCCCTCGTCGTCGACGAAGGCGGTGAAGATGCCGGCCGCATTGGACCCGCCGCCGACGCAGGCGACGATCGAATCGGGCAGGCAGCCTTCCTGGGTCTGAATCTGGTGGCGTGCCTCGCGTCCGATGACGGACTGGAAGTCGCGGACCATCACGGGGAACGGGTGCGGTCCGGCGACGGAACCGAAACAGTAATGGGTGGTTTCGACGGTGGCCATCCAGTCGCGCATGGCCTCGTTGATGGCATCCTTGAGGGTCCGCTGGCCGGAGTCGACGGGGACGACACAGGCGCCGAGGGCCCGCATGCGGAAGACGTTGAGCCGCTGGCGGCGCATGTCCTCGGTGCCCATGTAAATGTCGCACGCGAGGCCCATCAGGGCGGCGCTGGTGGCGGTGGCGACGCCGTGCTGGCCGGCGCCGGTTTCGGCGATGAGGCGCGACTTCTTCATGCGGACCGTGAGGAGCGCCTGGCCGACGGTGTTGTTGATCTTGTGGGCGCCGGTGTGGTTGAGGTCCTCGCGTTTCAGATAAATGCGTGCGCCGCCCCAGGCGTCGGAGAGTCGGCGTGCGAAGTAGAGGGGCGAGGGTCGGCCGACGTACTGGCGGAGGAGGAAATCGAGTTCCCTTTGGAACTCGGGGTCGGCGCGAGCGGCGTCGTAGGCCTCAGCCAACTGGGCGAGGGCGGGCATCAGGGTTTCGGGGACATATTGGCCACCGTAGGGTCCGAAGCGTCCGGCGGCATCCGGAAGCGTCGCCATGGGTTCTCCTTCAGGTGCAGGGGGCAGTTTAACGGGTCCGGGCGGCGGGTCAAGGAAGAATGCAGAGTGCAGAATGCAGAGTGCAGAATGAACGACCGACGGCGTTTGCCGGCGGGTTTGCTAGCCGCGCCCGTGTCGGATTAGACTTGATTTGGAGAGGCCGGGCGGATAGAGTTCTGGCCTTCCAAGGTGCGTAGGAACGCAAGCGGAGAGAACCATGTACGCGATCATCGAAGAGAGCGGCCAGCAATTCCGCGTGGAAGAGGGCCAGGTGCTCCAGATCGACCATCGTGAGGCCGAGCCGGGCGCCAAGTTGACGTTCGAGCGGGTGCTGCTGGTGGCGGACGAAAAAGGGACGCGCGTCGGCAAGCCCCTGGTCAAGGGGGCCAAGGTGACGGCGGAGGTGGTGGGCCCGTCGCAAGGCCCCAAGTTGGAGATCGTGCAGGTTCGCCGGCGCAAGAGCAGCCGGCGCCACATCGGGCACCGGCAGCGGTATCTGACGGTGCGCGTGACCGGCATTAAGGAGTGACTATGCCCGGGCCCGGGTCGGTCGTATAATAGGATGGAGAAAGCCGCAAAGGGGCGGAAAAGGAAGCAGCCATGAAAGCGTGGCCGGTCGGATGGATGCTGGCAGCCGCCGTGTGCCTTGCGCTCGGAACAGGCATATCGGCAGGGGCTGGGGCGGACGCGGAAAAGTCAGACGGCAAGGCAGCGACCGAGAAGGTCCCCGAGGCGAAGGCCCCGCCGAAACCGCGTGAGATTCCGGAGGCGGAACGGGCCCGCATCGAGAAGCAGTTAACCGACGCCGGCGAAAAACTCACCGCCCTTCAGAAGGAAGAACTCGAACTCTCGATCAAGGTCCTCAATGCCGAAACCAAGGCCCTGGACAAGGTCGAGGACAGGAACAAACTCAAGAACGCCCTGACGAAAGGGTCCACTCCCCAGGATGTCGTGGAGTACCGGAATGTGATGCTGGCGTGCGCGCAGCAATGGCAGATGATGGAAAGCAAGTACGCGGCGGTGCATCGGGGCCTGCGGTATCTCGAGCAAAAGCGCCAAGAGATGCCGGAGGACCTGAAGAGCCGTGCCGAGGAAGTGGTGGCGCGCGTTTTGAAGAATCGGCGGTCCTGCATGGAGAAGGTCGCCGACATCTATGACAAGTTGATGGACGAAAAGACGGTGCTGGCCATTTATGTCGCGATCTACCAGATGCTGCCGGCCGACCAGCGCGAGGCGGACACGGCCCTGAAAGAAAAAATCCTCAAACTGAAGAAGAAACTGGAGCCGCCGGAAAAGAAAAAAGACGATACCAAGAAAAACGACGAGAACAAGAAGCGGTGGTAGGCGGCGCCTTCCCAGCCGGCGGTGGGTCGTGAGGTATTCTGAAGGCAGGCACTGCGGAGCCGATCCGTCGGCTCCGCCTGTTTTCTCAGGTTCGGCCGGCGCTCGCGAGGCTGTTCACGCGCGCGTTCGGTCGGGAACGGGCTCGACGGCCTTTTCGCATCCCGGGCACCCGGCCAAGGCCCCTATCACTTCTTCGAGCGAGGTGATGCCGGCCCTCGTCTTGTTGAGACCATCCATCCAGAGGGATGGGTGACCGGCCTGGCGTGCAGCATCGCGGAGGCGTTCGGCGTCGGCGCCTTGGCGGACGAGGCTCGCGATGTTCGGCTCAATGGGCAATAGTTCAAACAGGCCGATGCGACCGAGGAAACCGGTGTGCCGGCAGGCGGCGCAGCCTCGGCCTTTGCTGAACCCCTCGATCGGCCCGACGGTCTCCGCCAGGCGGCGACGGAGGGCGGCGGGCACGTCGTAGGGCACCTTGCATTGGGGGCAGATCGTCCGCACGAGCCGCTGGGCCAGCACCCCCCGCAACACGGAAGCCAGCGCGTCACCGGAAACCCAGGCGGCGAGCCTGGCGACGGCGTCGGCGGCATCAAGGGCTTTGGTCTGAGCGAAGACGAGGCACTCGTCGCGAGCGGCCTCGACGGCCACAGCCGCCACGCGCTCGTCCATGACCCCGTCGAGCATCAGGA
The DNA window shown above is from Planctomycetota bacterium and carries:
- the trpA gene encoding tryptophan synthase subunit alpha, which codes for MNRIDAAFHRLREIRRKAFMPFIGAGDPNLDSTAAILKALEARGVADLVELGLPYSDPIADGPTIQASYTRALAAGVTPPAVLDAVARLRDDGLTLPLCLMTSYSLVYRPGVEKFVARAADAGVDGLIVPDLPVDEAGPLGELLAARDLAHVLLVAPTTPKDRLKRILQHATGFVYCVSTTGITGERDALPKHLADYVKQVRKGAKVPVCVGFGISRPEHVAAVAKLADGAIVGSAVVHRIADHAAETPDAIAQAVASLCQELSAPLRG
- the rplU gene encoding 50S ribosomal protein L21, whose protein sequence is MYAIIEESGQQFRVEEGQVLQIDHREAEPGAKLTFERVLLVADEKGTRVGKPLVKGAKVTAEVVGPSQGPKLEIVQVRRRKSSRRHIGHRQRYLTVRVTGIKE
- a CDS encoding replication-associated recombination protein A, which translates into the protein MNLFNESERRRLAAHAPLAVRMRPRTPEEFVGQGHFFGPGKLLRRMLEADRLQSAIFYGPPGTGKTSLGEVIAGRLSAAFEHLNAALVGVKDVREVLERAKARLATDGRRTVLFLDEVHRFNRAQQDVLLPDVENGVIILIGATTENPFFALNAPLVSRSQIFKFEPLSEEDIRTLVRRAVADKERGFGRYRVTVLDEALAHWATKSDGDARRALAALEVAVLSQVKDPSAPPEKVPPITVDLDAAIYWMARMLEAGEDPRFIARRIVICAAEDVGNADPAALMLATAALEAAEFVGLPECQIPLAQAVTYIACAPKSNAAYLAIVKAREDVRENRTVPVPKHLRDASYRGAKRLGHGEGYKYAHDYAGGVAPQEYLGVDAVYYEPTDRGHEAKIKKRLEEYRRMREGRPAEGKGSDGREGDEA
- the trpB gene encoding tryptophan synthase subunit beta produces the protein MATLPDAAGRFGPYGGQYVPETLMPALAQLAEAYDAARADPEFQRELDFLLRQYVGRPSPLYFARRLSDAWGGARIYLKREDLNHTGAHKINNTVGQALLTVRMKKSRLIAETGAGQHGVATATSAALMGLACDIYMGTEDMRRQRLNVFRMRALGACVVPVDSGQRTLKDAINEAMRDWMATVETTHYCFGSVAGPHPFPVMVRDFQSVIGREARHQIQTQEGCLPDSIVACVGGGSNAAGIFTAFVDDEGVELVGVEAGGLGLASGQHAAPLAAGSPGVLHGSFSYVLQDADGQTLPVHSVSAGLDYPGVGPEHSYWKDTGRVRYAVATDDESLEAFQELARTEGILPALESAHALVESKKMAAKMDRRQIIIVNLSGRGDKDVEEVARILREREGKGAAE